TTGCCAGGACACACCGAAGCGGTCGGCGACCCAGGCAAAACGAGTACTGAATCCATAATCGTCCAAAGGCATCATGACCTCACCTTGTTCGGACAAACGGTTATAAAGGGAGGTCAGCTCTTCTTCGCTGTCGCAGTCGATGAAGAAGGAAAACGACGGCGTGAAATCGAAATCATGGGGAACTGGTGAGTCGATGCAACGGACCACCTGCTGTCCCAGACGAAACATGGCCTGATACACCCTTCCGGCGGCCTCCGGCTGTGTCTCGTCATAATGTGACAGGCTGATGATCTCGCTATCCTCGATCAGAGAGACATAAAAGCGCAACGCCGCTTCGGCATTGCCCTGAAACATCAAAAAGGGA
This sequence is a window from Alloalcanivorax dieselolei B5. Protein-coding genes within it:
- a CDS encoding VOC family protein; this translates as MAQAITPFLMFQGNAEAALRFYVSLIEDSEIISLSHYDETQPEAAGRVYQAMFRLGQQVVRCIDSPVPHDFDFTPSFSFFIDCDSEEELTSLYNRLSEQGEVMMPLDDYGFSTRFAWVADRFGVSWQLNLP